From a single Solanum dulcamara chromosome 4, daSolDulc1.2, whole genome shotgun sequence genomic region:
- the LOC129887521 gene encoding uncharacterized protein LOC129887521 isoform X2, which yields MEMAAESNTGFHHQFLSFQSGAIGSSSSEMMLMGNYYSSLGMNFNVNNNGGGRGMLYSGNPSVITNNGRSSSNPGMSQSGSCSSSFLIDSVPGLKHDTGLAVEWTVEEQYKLDEGLIKFANEPSIMKYIKIAASLRDKTVRDVALRCRWMTRKRRKQEDYNLGKKVKDRKEKSAEVPVKTGTSSPLSFIPYSLSSNHRDHGDVTPSAALLGTKHLLEENNQALNQISANLSTVKDNIDLFIRTRNNITAILNDMRNMPGIMSQMPPLPVLLNNELASSLLPSTTQPMMFASTSGIQLKQEPGC from the exons ATGGAAATGGCAGCAGAATCTAACACAGGGTTTCATCACCAATTTTTATCGTTCCAATCAGGGGCGATAGGGAGCTCATCGTCCGAGATGATGTTGATGGGTAATTACTACAGTAGCCTTGGAATGAATTTCAATGTAAATAATAATGGTGGAGGAAGAGGGATGCTGTATTCTGGGAATCCAAGTGTGATTACCAACAATGGCCGGAGTAGCAGTAATCCAGGAATGAGCCAGTCTGGAAGTTGTTCGAGTTCTTTCCTTATTGATTCAGTCCCGGGGCTCAAGCATGACACTGGGCTGGCGGTAGAGTGGACCGTTGAGGAACAGTACAAACTGGATGAAGGACTTATCAA ATTTGCCAATGAACCCAGTATAATGAAGTACATTAAGATTGCAGCCTCGCTCCGCGACAAAACTGTACGTGATGTTGCATTAAGATGTAGGTGGATGACG AGAAAGCGCAGGAAACAGGAAGACtataatttgggaaaaaaaGTGAAAGACAGGAAG GAAAAATCAGCAGAAGTGCCGGTGAAAACTGGTACATCCTCACCACTGAGCTTCATTCCGTATTCGCTCTCCTCAAACCATCGTGACCATGGTGATGTGACGCCTTCTGCAG CATTACTTGGAACGAAACATCTACTGGAAGAAAACAATCAGGCTCTGAATCAAATTTCGGCAAATCTTTCAACAGTCAAG GACAACATTGATCTCTTCATCCGAACGAGGAATAACATAACAGCAATTCTGAACGA CATGAGAAATATGCCAGGGATTATGAGCCAAATGCCACCCCTTCCAGTTTTGTTAAACAATGAACTTGCTAGTAGTCTTTTGCCTAGTACAACTCAG CCAATGATGTTTGCCTCCACAAGTGGAATCCAGCTGAAACAAGAGCCAGGCTGTTGA
- the LOC129887521 gene encoding uncharacterized protein LOC129887521 isoform X1, with amino-acid sequence MEMAAESNTGFHHQFLSFQSGAIGSSSSEMMLMGNYYSSLGMNFNVNNNGGGRGMLYSGNPSVITNNGRSSSNPGMSQSGSCSSSFLIDSVPGLKHDTGLAVEWTVEEQYKLDEGLIKFANEPSIMKYIKIAASLRDKTVRDVALRCRWMTRKRRKQEDYNLGKKVKDRKEKSAEVPVKTGTSSPLSFIPYSLSSNHRDHGDVTPSAALLGTKHLLEENNQALNQISANLSTVKLQDNIDLFIRTRNNITAILNDMRNMPGIMSQMPPLPVLLNNELASSLLPSTTQPMMFASTSGIQLKQEPGC; translated from the exons ATGGAAATGGCAGCAGAATCTAACACAGGGTTTCATCACCAATTTTTATCGTTCCAATCAGGGGCGATAGGGAGCTCATCGTCCGAGATGATGTTGATGGGTAATTACTACAGTAGCCTTGGAATGAATTTCAATGTAAATAATAATGGTGGAGGAAGAGGGATGCTGTATTCTGGGAATCCAAGTGTGATTACCAACAATGGCCGGAGTAGCAGTAATCCAGGAATGAGCCAGTCTGGAAGTTGTTCGAGTTCTTTCCTTATTGATTCAGTCCCGGGGCTCAAGCATGACACTGGGCTGGCGGTAGAGTGGACCGTTGAGGAACAGTACAAACTGGATGAAGGACTTATCAA ATTTGCCAATGAACCCAGTATAATGAAGTACATTAAGATTGCAGCCTCGCTCCGCGACAAAACTGTACGTGATGTTGCATTAAGATGTAGGTGGATGACG AGAAAGCGCAGGAAACAGGAAGACtataatttgggaaaaaaaGTGAAAGACAGGAAG GAAAAATCAGCAGAAGTGCCGGTGAAAACTGGTACATCCTCACCACTGAGCTTCATTCCGTATTCGCTCTCCTCAAACCATCGTGACCATGGTGATGTGACGCCTTCTGCAG CATTACTTGGAACGAAACATCTACTGGAAGAAAACAATCAGGCTCTGAATCAAATTTCGGCAAATCTTTCAACAGTCAAG TTGCAGGACAACATTGATCTCTTCATCCGAACGAGGAATAACATAACAGCAATTCTGAACGA CATGAGAAATATGCCAGGGATTATGAGCCAAATGCCACCCCTTCCAGTTTTGTTAAACAATGAACTTGCTAGTAGTCTTTTGCCTAGTACAACTCAG CCAATGATGTTTGCCTCCACAAGTGGAATCCAGCTGAAACAAGAGCCAGGCTGTTGA
- the LOC129887523 gene encoding serine/threonine-protein phosphatase PP2A-2 catalytic subunit-like → MPSRADLDRQIEQLMECKPLSEADVKTLCDQARAILVEEWNVQPVKCPVTVCGDIHGQFYDLIELFRIGGNAPDTNYLFMGDYVDRGYYSVETVTLLVALKVRYRDRITILRGNHESRQITQVYGFYDECLRKYGNANVWKYFTDLFDYLPLTALIESQIFCLHGGLSPSLDTLDNIRALDRIQEVPHEGPMCDLLWSDPDDRCGWGISPRGAGYTFGQDIASQFNHTNGLTLISRAHQLVMEGFNWCQDKNVVTVFSAPNYCYRCGNMAAILEIGENMEQNFLQFDPAPRQIEPDATRKTPDYFL, encoded by the exons atgcCGTCTCGTGCAGATCTAGATCGGCAGATCGAACAATTGATGGAGTGCAAGCCGTTATCGGAAGCGGATGTGAAAACTCTGTGTGATCAAGCGAGGGCTATACTTGTTGAGGAATGGAACGTTCAGCCGGTGAAATGTCCGGTGACTGTTTGTGGTGATATTCATGGACAGTTTTACGACCTGATTGAGCTGTTTCGGATTGGAGGAAATGCTCCTGATACTAATTATCTCTTCATGGGCGATTATGTGG ACCGTGGATACTATTCAGTGGAGACTGTCACACTTTTGGTTGCTCTGAAGGTTCGTTATAGAGATAGAATCACGATTCTTAGGGGAAATCATGAAAGCCGGCAAATCACCCAAGT GTATGGTTTTTATGATGAATGCTTGAGGAAATATGGCAATGCAAATGTTTGGAAGTATTTCACTGATCTTTTTGATTATCTCCCACTAACAGCACTCATAGAGAGTCAG ATATTCTGTTTGCATGGAGGACTCTCACCTTCTCTGGATACACTGGATAATATCCGAGCGCTGGACCGTATACAAGAG GTTCCACATGAAGGGCCAATGTGTGATCTCCTGTGGTCAGATCCAGATGATCGGTGTGGTTGGGGAATATCACCTCGAGGGGCTGGTTACACCTTTGGACAGGATATAGCATCTCAATTCAATCACACCAATGGTCTCACCCTGATTTCTAGGGCTCATCAGCTTGTGATGGAGGGTTTCAATTGGTGTCAG GATAAGAATGTTGTGACAGTATTTAGTGCTCCAAACTATTGTTACCGGTGTGGTAATATGGCTGCCATTCTAGAAATAGGCGAAAACATGGAGCAGAATTTCCTTCAGTTTGACCCAGCTCCTCGACAGATAGAGCCCGACGCCACAAGGAAGACTCCAGATTACTTTTTGTGA